One Streptomyces sp. NBC_00102 DNA segment encodes these proteins:
- a CDS encoding class F sortase, which yields MSQTAHKGKAWLIGVAVLAGVWLIQTGADTQVVPPQPSTAEAFTGGPQLQPGSPLAEPLAPSTPVRVRIPEIDVDAPMTRLGLRPDGRLDVPPEADRNLAGWYGDGTRPGARGTAIVAGHVDNAKGPAVFYGLGSLGRGDRVEILREDERTAVFSIDAIEVYENDDFPSTRVYGKAPYAALRLITCGGGFSKDTGYQGNVVVYAHLTDVRKPA from the coding sequence GTGTCCCAGACGGCACACAAGGGCAAGGCGTGGCTGATCGGCGTCGCCGTGCTGGCCGGTGTCTGGCTGATCCAGACCGGTGCGGACACCCAGGTGGTGCCGCCGCAGCCGTCCACGGCCGAGGCGTTCACCGGCGGGCCGCAGCTCCAGCCGGGCTCGCCCCTCGCCGAGCCGCTGGCCCCGTCCACGCCGGTCCGCGTCCGCATCCCGGAGATCGACGTGGACGCGCCGATGACCCGGCTCGGCCTCCGCCCGGACGGCAGGCTGGACGTGCCGCCGGAGGCGGACCGCAACCTGGCCGGCTGGTACGGCGACGGCACCCGGCCGGGCGCGCGGGGCACCGCGATCGTCGCCGGGCACGTGGACAACGCGAAGGGCCCGGCGGTCTTCTACGGCCTGGGCTCACTGGGGCGCGGCGACCGGGTGGAGATCCTGCGCGAGGACGAGCGGACGGCGGTCTTCTCGATCGACGCGATCGAGGTGTACGAGAACGACGACTTCCCCAGTACGCGTGTGTACGGGAAGGCGCCCTACGCGGCGCTGCGGCTGATCACCTGCGGCGGCGGGTTCTCGAAGGACACCGGCTACCAGGGCAACGTGGTGGTCTACGCCCACCTCACGGATGTACGGAAGCCCGCCTGA
- a CDS encoding TSUP family transporter → MPDITLTTVVLLCLAACAAGWIDAVVGGGGLLLLPALLLGLPHVPAAQVLGTNKAVAIVGTSGAAVTYARRAPVKVGTAVRIGLMALAGSMTGAFFAAGISSDVLRPVIMVVLLAVAAFVLLRPSFGAAAAGEEADRRVVTRARTVTAIVLVGGGIGFYDGLFGPGTGTFLVLALTAVLHLDLVTASATAKIVNVCTNAGALTMFAVQGTVLWQLAALMAVFNLAGGLAGARMALSRGSGFVRGVLLVVVFSLVAKLGFDQFSG, encoded by the coding sequence ATGCCTGACATAACGCTGACCACCGTCGTCCTGCTCTGCCTCGCCGCCTGCGCGGCGGGATGGATCGACGCGGTGGTGGGCGGGGGCGGGCTGCTGCTCCTGCCCGCCCTGCTGCTCGGACTTCCGCACGTACCGGCGGCGCAGGTGCTCGGCACCAACAAGGCGGTCGCGATCGTCGGGACGAGCGGCGCGGCCGTGACCTATGCCCGCCGTGCGCCGGTGAAGGTCGGCACGGCGGTACGGATCGGGCTGATGGCGCTCGCCGGGTCGATGACCGGCGCGTTCTTCGCGGCCGGGATCAGCAGCGACGTACTCCGGCCGGTGATCATGGTGGTGCTGCTCGCCGTCGCCGCCTTCGTCCTGCTGCGGCCCTCGTTCGGTGCGGCGGCGGCCGGTGAGGAGGCGGACCGGCGGGTGGTGACCCGGGCCCGTACGGTCACCGCGATCGTGCTGGTCGGCGGCGGCATCGGCTTCTACGACGGCCTCTTCGGACCGGGTACCGGCACCTTCCTGGTGCTGGCGCTGACGGCCGTGCTCCACCTCGACCTGGTGACCGCGTCGGCCACCGCGAAGATCGTGAACGTCTGCACCAACGCCGGTGCGCTCACGATGTTCGCCGTGCAGGGCACCGTGCTCTGGCAGCTCGCGGCGCTGATGGCGGTGTTCAACCTGGCGGGCGGACTGGCCGGGGCGCGGATGGCGCTCAGCCGGGGCAGCGGGTTCGTCCGGGGCGTGCTGCTGGTCGTGGTCTTCTCGCTCGTCGCCAAGCTGGGCTTCGACCAGTTCTCGGGCTGA
- the nirB gene encoding nitrite reductase large subunit NirB, translating into MPVSPFPTSPTSATALAATASASAATPVHTIVVVGHGMVGQRFLEALAERGLTPAAGGPRVVVLCEEPRPAYDRVHLTSYFSGTSPEELSMVEAGFMETHGIELYVGDPAESVDREGRTVTSRSGLTFGYDTLVLATGSFPFVPPVPGKDAEGCFVYRTIEDLLAIEEYAKNATTGAVVGGGLLGLEAAGALKGLGLDTHVVEFAPRLMPVQVDEGGGAALLRTIESMGLSVHTGVGTQEVTTGEDGAVNGMALSDGSALATDLVVFSAGVRPRDQLARDCGLEVGPRGGIVVDEECRTSDPAVFAIGECALASDGRVYGLVAPGYEMAVTTAGVIAGQEASFTGADLSTKLKLLGVDVASFGDAHGTAEGCLDVVYADSRSGVYKKLVIGADGTLLGGVLVGDADQYGMLRPMTGTVLPVSPEQLVLPAGAGTPVALGPSSLPDEAVICSCHNVTKGAICEHTTMPEVKKCTKAGTGCGSCVKVIGQLLPQSADAGLCGCFAHTRGELYEIVRTLGITTFAELLDSHGREEARGGDGCEVCKPTVGSVIASLAPTVGASGYVLDGEQASLQDTNDHFLANLQKNGSYSIVPRIPGGEITPEKLIVIGEVARDFGLYTKITGGQRIDLFGARVDQLPLIWTRLVDAGFESGHAYGKSLRTVKSCVGQTWCRYGVQDSVKMAIDLELRYRGLRSPHKLKSAVSGCARECAEARGKDFGIIATAGGWNLYVGGNGGATPRHADLLAQDLSDAELVRLIDRFLMFYIRTADRLERTSAWLDRIEGGLDHVRDVVVHDSLGLCDELERMMADHVKGYRDEWAETINDPERLRRFVTFVNAPDAPDPSVRFVPERDQIKPDLDILAGPVLAIRTLEGTAS; encoded by the coding sequence ATGCCGGTGTCCCCCTTCCCGACTTCCCCGACTTCCGCGACCGCCCTTGCCGCGACCGCCTCCGCTTCCGCCGCCACCCCCGTGCACACGATCGTCGTCGTGGGGCACGGCATGGTCGGTCAGCGGTTCCTGGAGGCGCTCGCCGAGCGGGGCCTGACCCCGGCGGCCGGTGGCCCGCGGGTGGTCGTGCTCTGCGAGGAGCCCCGCCCCGCCTACGACCGGGTCCACCTGACCTCGTACTTCTCCGGCACCTCGCCCGAGGAGCTCTCCATGGTCGAGGCCGGGTTCATGGAGACCCACGGCATCGAGCTGTACGTCGGCGACCCGGCGGAGTCCGTCGATCGCGAGGGCCGCACGGTCACCTCGCGGTCCGGGCTCACCTTCGGGTACGACACGCTGGTGCTGGCCACCGGCTCCTTCCCGTTCGTCCCGCCGGTGCCCGGCAAGGACGCGGAGGGCTGCTTCGTCTACCGCACCATCGAGGACCTGCTCGCCATCGAGGAGTACGCGAAGAACGCGACGACCGGCGCGGTGGTCGGCGGAGGGCTGCTCGGTCTGGAGGCGGCCGGGGCGCTCAAGGGACTCGGGCTCGACACGCACGTGGTGGAGTTCGCGCCCCGGCTGATGCCGGTCCAGGTGGACGAGGGCGGCGGCGCCGCGCTGCTGCGCACCATCGAGTCCATGGGGCTGAGCGTCCACACGGGCGTCGGCACCCAGGAGGTCACCACCGGGGAGGACGGTGCCGTCAACGGCATGGCGCTCTCGGACGGTTCCGCCCTCGCCACCGATCTGGTGGTCTTCTCGGCGGGCGTCCGGCCCCGCGACCAGCTGGCCCGAGACTGCGGCCTGGAGGTCGGTCCGCGCGGCGGGATCGTCGTGGACGAGGAGTGCCGCACCTCCGACCCGGCGGTGTTCGCCATCGGCGAGTGCGCGCTGGCCTCGGACGGCCGGGTGTACGGGCTGGTGGCGCCGGGTTACGAGATGGCGGTGACGACCGCCGGGGTGATCGCGGGCCAGGAGGCGTCGTTCACCGGGGCGGACCTGTCGACCAAGCTGAAGCTGCTCGGCGTGGACGTGGCCTCGTTCGGTGACGCGCACGGTACGGCCGAGGGCTGCCTCGACGTGGTGTACGCGGACTCCCGCTCGGGGGTCTACAAGAAGCTGGTGATCGGCGCGGACGGCACCCTGCTCGGCGGGGTGCTGGTCGGGGACGCCGATCAGTACGGCATGCTCCGCCCGATGACCGGCACGGTGCTGCCGGTCTCCCCTGAGCAGCTGGTGCTGCCGGCCGGTGCGGGCACCCCGGTCGCGCTGGGCCCGTCCTCGCTGCCGGACGAGGCCGTGATCTGCTCCTGCCACAACGTGACCAAGGGCGCGATCTGCGAGCACACCACGATGCCCGAGGTGAAGAAGTGCACCAAGGCCGGTACGGGGTGCGGGAGTTGCGTCAAGGTCATCGGACAGCTGCTGCCGCAGAGCGCGGACGCGGGGTTGTGCGGCTGCTTCGCCCACACCCGCGGCGAGCTGTACGAGATCGTGCGGACCCTCGGCATCACCACCTTCGCCGAGCTGCTGGACTCGCACGGCCGCGAGGAGGCGCGCGGCGGTGACGGCTGCGAGGTCTGCAAGCCGACGGTCGGTTCGGTCATCGCCTCGCTCGCCCCGACGGTGGGCGCGAGCGGTTACGTGCTGGACGGCGAGCAGGCGTCGCTCCAGGACACCAACGACCACTTCCTCGCCAACCTCCAGAAGAACGGCTCCTATTCGATCGTGCCGCGCATCCCGGGCGGTGAGATCACCCCGGAGAAGCTGATCGTGATCGGCGAGGTGGCCCGCGACTTCGGGCTCTACACGAAGATCACCGGCGGTCAGCGGATCGACCTCTTCGGCGCCCGGGTCGACCAGCTCCCGCTGATCTGGACCCGGTTGGTGGACGCCGGATTCGAGTCGGGGCACGCGTACGGGAAGTCGCTGCGGACGGTCAAGTCCTGCGTGGGGCAGACCTGGTGCCGGTACGGCGTGCAGGACTCGGTGAAGATGGCCATCGACCTGGAGCTGCGCTACCGGGGCCTGCGCTCCCCGCACAAGCTGAAGTCGGCGGTCTCCGGGTGCGCCCGCGAGTGCGCGGAGGCCCGGGGCAAGGACTTCGGGATCATCGCCACCGCCGGCGGCTGGAACCTCTACGTGGGCGGCAACGGCGGCGCGACCCCGCGCCACGCGGACCTGCTCGCGCAGGACCTGTCGGACGCCGAACTCGTGCGCCTCATCGACCGGTTCCTGATGTTCTACATCCGCACCGCGGACCGGCTGGAGCGCACCTCCGCCTGGCTGGACCGGATCGAGGGCGGCCTCGACCACGTGCGGGACGTGGTGGTCCACGACTCGCTCGGGCTCTGCGACGAGCTGGAGCGGATGATGGCCGACCACGTGAAGGGCTACCGCGACGAGTGGGCCGAGACCATCAACGACCCGGAGCGGCTGCGCCGCTTCGTGACCTTCGTGAACGCGCCCGACGCGCCGGACCCCTCGGTGCGGTTCGTGCCCGAGCGCGACCAGATCAAGCCCGACCTCGACATCCTCGCGGGCCCGGTGCTCGCGATCCGCACCCTGGAAGGGACCGCATCCTGA
- the nirD gene encoding nitrite reductase small subunit NirD: MTVTTTAQAPATDLGTVLQLSYEGGWFTLCERSLLAPGRGVAALLPDGRQVAVFTDRAGRAYAIDNRDPFTGAYVLSRGLLGSADGRPFVASPLLKQRFDLATGACLDDDGVTVEAYELREV; this comes from the coding sequence ATGACGGTGACGACGACGGCCCAGGCGCCCGCCACGGACCTCGGCACGGTGCTGCAACTCAGCTACGAAGGCGGCTGGTTCACTCTCTGCGAGCGCTCCCTGCTGGCCCCCGGGCGCGGGGTGGCGGCGCTGCTCCCGGACGGGCGCCAGGTGGCGGTGTTCACGGACCGGGCGGGACGCGCGTACGCGATCGACAACCGGGACCCGTTCACGGGGGCGTACGTCCTCTCGCGCGGGCTGCTCGGGTCGGCCGACGGACGCCCGTTCGTGGCCTCGCCGTTGCTGAAGCAGCGGTTCGACCTCGCGACGGGCGCCTGCCTGGACGACGACGGGGTGACGGTGGAGGCGTACGAGCTCCGGGAGGTGTAG
- a CDS encoding oxidoreductase, protein MIQGWNTRDIPDQSGRTAVVTGANSGLGLVTARELARHGARVLLACRDEERGGVAAERIRRAVSGADVAFAPLDLADLASVRKFAASHAPDRIELLVNNAGVMALPYGRTADGFETQFGVNHLGHYALTGLLLPALRAAGKARVVTVSSGLHALADIDMGDLNSEHHYRRWIAYGASKSANLLFVHEFARLLARSGSPIVAAAAHPGYASTNLATAAPRLEQRPLRERVIGLGNLLLAQTATAGALPVLYAATAPGVRPDSFTGPGRLGWRGAPAPSWRARRTRDDVAGERLWSASQQLTGVTYPGL, encoded by the coding sequence ATGATCCAGGGCTGGAACACGCGCGACATTCCCGACCAGAGCGGCCGCACGGCCGTGGTCACCGGGGCCAACAGCGGTCTCGGCCTCGTCACGGCACGGGAGTTGGCCCGGCACGGTGCCCGGGTACTGCTGGCCTGCCGCGACGAGGAACGCGGCGGCGTCGCGGCGGAGCGCATCCGGCGGGCGGTCTCCGGGGCGGACGTGGCGTTCGCCCCGCTGGACCTGGCGGACCTGGCCTCCGTACGGAAGTTCGCGGCCTCGCACGCCCCGGACCGGATCGAGCTGCTCGTCAACAACGCGGGCGTGATGGCCCTCCCGTACGGGCGGACCGCGGACGGCTTCGAGACCCAGTTCGGCGTCAACCACCTCGGGCACTACGCCCTCACCGGACTGCTGCTGCCCGCCCTGCGCGCCGCCGGCAAAGCCCGGGTGGTGACGGTGTCGAGCGGGCTGCACGCTCTGGCCGACATCGACATGGGCGACCTCAACAGCGAGCACCACTACCGGCGTTGGATCGCCTACGGCGCGTCCAAGTCGGCCAACCTGCTCTTCGTCCACGAGTTCGCGCGGCTGCTGGCGCGGTCCGGTTCGCCGATCGTGGCAGCCGCCGCCCACCCCGGGTACGCCTCCACCAACCTGGCGACGGCGGCGCCCCGGCTGGAGCAGCGGCCCCTCAGGGAGCGGGTGATAGGGCTCGGCAACCTGCTTCTCGCGCAGACCGCCACGGCCGGAGCGCTGCCCGTGCTGTACGCGGCGACGGCGCCCGGAGTGCGCCCCGACTCGTTCACCGGACCGGGGCGGCTGGGGTGGCGCGGTGCGCCGGCCCCGTCCTGGCGGGCCCGGCGCACCCGGGACGACGTGGCGGGCGAGCGGCTCTGGTCGGCCTCCCAGCAGCTCACCGGGGTGACCTACCCGGGGCTCTGA
- a CDS encoding VOC family protein: MDKMIFVNLPVKDLDVSKAFFEKLGYHCNPGFTDEHAACVVISDTIYAMLLTEPRFKDFATKEIADARKTTEVMLCLSAESRAEVDETVDTALAAGGFPAGATQDYGTMYGRSFQDPDHHVWEVMWMDPAAVAERS, from the coding sequence ATGGACAAGATGATCTTCGTGAACCTCCCGGTGAAGGACCTCGACGTCAGCAAGGCCTTCTTCGAGAAGCTCGGTTACCACTGCAACCCCGGTTTCACCGACGAGCACGCCGCCTGCGTCGTCATCAGCGACACGATCTACGCCATGCTGCTCACCGAACCGCGCTTCAAGGACTTCGCCACCAAGGAGATCGCGGACGCACGGAAGACGACCGAGGTCATGCTCTGTCTGAGCGCCGAGAGCCGCGCCGAGGTGGACGAGACCGTCGACACGGCGCTGGCCGCCGGAGGCTTCCCGGCCGGCGCCACCCAGGACTACGGCACGATGTACGGCCGCTCCTTCCAGGACCCGGACCACCACGTCTGGGAGGTCATGTGGATGGACCCGGCCGCCGTCGCCGAACGCTCCTGA
- a CDS encoding TetR/AcrR family transcriptional regulator — MTSSPPPPPGLRERKKRATRDALVDTALRMAVEHGLDQVTVEAVTAAVGVSVRTFFNYFAHLEDAILVPDPDSAARTRTAVLAAPADLGPLAVLRQVLGEELAHIEDAPERWELQCTVLDRTPALFPRFLAARGADEEALIAAVAERLGQDAKTGLRPRLLVHAAVAAVRAAVEIWTATGRSRAFLTYYDEAFDELAAGLGDR; from the coding sequence GTGACCTCCTCTCCCCCTCCGCCGCCCGGCCTGCGCGAGCGCAAGAAGCGCGCGACCCGTGACGCCCTGGTCGACACGGCCCTGCGCATGGCGGTCGAGCACGGGCTCGACCAGGTGACGGTGGAAGCGGTCACGGCGGCCGTCGGGGTCTCGGTGCGGACCTTCTTCAACTACTTCGCCCATCTCGAGGACGCGATCCTCGTCCCGGACCCGGACAGCGCCGCACGCACCCGTACCGCGGTCCTCGCCGCGCCCGCGGACCTCGGCCCGCTCGCCGTACTGCGCCAGGTCCTCGGGGAGGAACTCGCCCACATCGAGGACGCGCCGGAGCGGTGGGAACTCCAGTGCACCGTGCTGGACCGCACCCCGGCGCTCTTCCCCCGCTTCCTCGCGGCGCGCGGCGCCGACGAGGAGGCGCTGATCGCGGCGGTCGCCGAACGCCTCGGCCAGGACGCCAAGACCGGCCTGCGCCCCCGGCTGCTGGTGCACGCCGCCGTCGCCGCCGTCCGGGCGGCGGTGGAGATCTGGACCGCCACCGGCCGCTCCCGCGCCTTCCTGACCTACTACGACGAGGCGTTCGACGAACTCGCCGCCGGTCTCGGCGACCGATAG
- a CDS encoding MDR family MFS transporter: protein MSAAVTPETRESSSMNHRQIIQAMSGLMAGMFVAILASTVVANALPRIITDLHGSQSSYTWVVTAELLAMTATVPVWGKLSDLYDKKVLLQLSLSMFVVGSLVAGFSHSVTVLIISRVLQGIGAGGLTALAQVVMASIIPPRELGKFSGIFGAVFAVGTVAGPLIGGVLVDTSWLGWRWCFFIGVPFALLAIFLLQKTLKLPVVRREAKIDYLGAFLIMAGVSALLLWVTLGGSKFDWVSGPSAALVLGGAALIALAVLVESKVQEPMIPLSIFRNRTVSLTTVASFLVGVAMFGGTVFLSQYFQISLGKSPTIAGLMSLPMILGLMVSTTVAGQLISRRGKWKAFLVAGGIIMTAGMCLLSTIGAGTSFLVIAPCMAVLGIGVGMLMQNLVLAAQNDVPAAELGAATSTLSFFRSLGGAVGTSALGAVLSHRVASELEKGFGSSASGGGDGAIPDLTTLPESARVIVENAYGVATGSVFLAGAPFALLALIAVIFIKEKPLKTKSGLERLAEEGEEQPPVVPVH from the coding sequence ATGTCCGCTGCCGTGACGCCCGAAACCCGGGAGTCCTCATCCATGAACCACCGCCAGATAATCCAGGCCATGTCCGGGCTCATGGCCGGAATGTTCGTGGCCATCCTCGCCTCGACGGTCGTCGCCAACGCGCTTCCGCGCATCATCACCGACCTGCACGGCAGCCAGTCCTCGTACACCTGGGTGGTCACCGCCGAGCTGCTCGCGATGACGGCGACCGTGCCGGTCTGGGGCAAGCTCTCCGACCTCTACGACAAGAAGGTGCTGCTCCAGCTCTCCCTGTCGATGTTCGTCGTCGGCTCGCTCGTCGCCGGCTTCTCCCACAGCGTCACCGTGCTCATCATCAGCCGGGTGCTCCAGGGCATCGGCGCCGGTGGCCTCACCGCGCTCGCCCAGGTCGTGATGGCCTCGATCATCCCGCCGCGTGAACTCGGCAAGTTCTCCGGCATCTTCGGCGCCGTCTTCGCGGTCGGCACCGTCGCGGGACCGCTGATCGGCGGCGTGCTCGTCGACACCTCGTGGCTCGGCTGGCGCTGGTGCTTCTTCATCGGCGTACCGTTCGCACTGCTCGCCATCTTCCTCCTGCAGAAGACGCTCAAGCTGCCCGTCGTCCGCCGCGAGGCGAAGATCGACTACCTCGGCGCCTTCCTCATCATGGCCGGGGTCAGCGCACTCCTGCTCTGGGTGACCCTCGGCGGCTCGAAGTTCGACTGGGTCTCCGGCCCGTCGGCCGCGCTCGTCCTCGGCGGTGCCGCCCTGATCGCGCTCGCCGTCCTGGTCGAGTCGAAGGTCCAGGAACCGATGATCCCGCTGAGCATCTTCCGCAACCGGACCGTCTCCCTGACCACCGTGGCGAGCTTCCTCGTCGGTGTGGCCATGTTCGGCGGCACCGTCTTCCTCTCGCAGTACTTCCAGATCTCGCTGGGCAAGTCCCCGACGATCGCCGGCCTGATGAGCCTGCCGATGATCCTCGGCCTGATGGTCTCGACGACCGTCGCCGGGCAGCTCATCAGCCGGCGCGGCAAGTGGAAGGCGTTCCTGGTCGCGGGCGGCATCATCATGACGGCCGGCATGTGCCTGCTCTCCACCATCGGCGCCGGCACGTCCTTCCTCGTCATCGCGCCCTGCATGGCCGTCCTCGGCATAGGCGTCGGCATGCTGATGCAGAACCTGGTCCTCGCCGCCCAGAACGACGTGCCCGCCGCGGAGTTGGGCGCCGCGACCTCCACCCTCTCCTTCTTCCGCAGCCTCGGCGGCGCGGTGGGCACCAGCGCGCTGGGCGCGGTGCTCAGCCACCGGGTCGCCTCGGAGCTGGAGAAGGGCTTCGGCAGCTCCGCGTCGGGCGGCGGTGACGGGGCGATCCCTGACCTCACGACCCTGCCGGAGTCGGCCCGCGTGATCGTGGAGAACGCGTACGGGGTGGCGACGGGCTCCGTCTTCCTCGCCGGCGCGCCCTTCGCGCTGCTCGCGCTGATCGCGGTGATCTTCATCAAGGAGAAGCCGCTGAAGACGAAGAGCGGTCTGGAGCGCCTCGCCGAGGAGGGCGAGGAGCAGCCGCCGGTCGTGCCGGTGCACTGA
- a CDS encoding SUKH-3 domain-containing protein produces MDVFAADVESVLRRSGWFPGRTVGIEGYKEELSGFTWHEAAEKFLGEFGGISVDVHGAGQSVAREPFEIDPELAIGEEGRFEELSQKFQRKFFPVGEIGRGEFFIAIDEEAVLYLVGVWAFRLGVCTEGLTSMIRGVKAVKLEIPDR; encoded by the coding sequence ATGGACGTGTTTGCCGCGGACGTGGAGAGCGTATTGCGTCGGTCCGGATGGTTCCCCGGACGAACGGTGGGAATCGAAGGCTACAAGGAAGAACTTTCCGGCTTCACCTGGCATGAGGCTGCGGAGAAATTTCTTGGGGAGTTCGGCGGGATCTCCGTCGATGTGCATGGCGCGGGACAGTCGGTCGCGAGGGAACCCTTCGAGATCGATCCGGAGCTGGCGATCGGCGAAGAGGGCAGGTTCGAAGAGCTCTCGCAGAAATTCCAGCGAAAATTTTTTCCTGTTGGAGAAATCGGACGTGGTGAGTTTTTTATCGCCATCGACGAAGAGGCGGTTCTGTATCTGGTCGGGGTGTGGGCATTCCGGCTGGGTGTGTGTACGGAAGGCCTCACCAGCATGATCAGGGGAGTCAAGGCTGTGAAGCTGGAAATTCCTGACCGGTAG